A window of Eubacteriaceae bacterium ES3 contains these coding sequences:
- the rplL gene encoding 50S ribosomal protein L7/L12 translates to MASEKVTQLIEDVKGLTVLELADLVKALEEEFGVSAAAPVAVAAAPAAGGAAAAEEEKTDFDVILASAGDQKIKVIKVVRELTGLGLKEAKELVDGAPKPLKEGATKEEADEIKAKIEEVGGSIEVK, encoded by the coding sequence ATGGCAAGTGAAAAAGTAACTCAATTAATTGAAGATGTAAAAGGTTTAACAGTATTAGAACTGGCTGATCTGGTTAAAGCTCTGGAAGAAGAATTCGGCGTTAGCGCTGCTGCTCCTGTAGCTGTTGCTGCTGCTCCTGCTGCTGGTGGCGCTGCTGCTGCAGAAGAAGAAAAAACTGATTTTGATGTAATCCTGGCTTCTGCTGGCGATCAGAAAATCAAAGTTATCAAAGTTGTTCGTGAATTAACTGGTTTAGGACTGAAAGAAGCCAAAGAATTAGTTGATGGCGCACCAAAACCATTAAAAGAAGGCGCAACTAAAGAAGAAGCTGATGAAATCAAAGCAAAAATTGAAGAAGTTGGCGGAAGCATCGAAGTTAAATAA
- a CDS encoding M15 family metallopeptidase, translating to MRIVNRKKFLITTIGLLLIVLLIITLITVNVYNRMSQANDQVVAESENQANENKNTTTITTQTEANSQTTENAEVNETTQTETQVQTSDTSSGSLGASGIFTEGSITQVANKQYALSSSYIPDDLTWLDLPATRDTQMRAEAAAALTELFNAAQNQGITLYCCSGYRSYETQADLYQWNVDTYGQAEADLVSAKPGTSEHQLGLAMDVTSESVGFDLLESFGQTEEGQFVKANAYKYGFIIRYPQGKTGITGYSYEPWHLRYVGVDVATDIYNSGLTMEEYYGLV from the coding sequence ATGAGAATTGTCAATCGTAAAAAATTTCTGATCACAACGATTGGATTATTATTAATAGTTTTGCTGATTATTACATTAATAACAGTGAACGTATATAACAGGATGTCGCAGGCTAATGACCAGGTCGTTGCAGAAAGTGAAAATCAGGCTAACGAGAATAAAAATACAACTACAATAACTACTCAGACTGAAGCAAACTCACAAACAACAGAAAACGCTGAGGTAAACGAGACTACTCAAACAGAGACTCAGGTACAAACATCCGATACGTCCTCTGGCAGTTTGGGGGCATCTGGGATTTTTACAGAAGGCAGTATTACCCAGGTTGCCAACAAGCAGTACGCTTTATCTTCGAGTTATATACCTGATGACCTCACCTGGCTTGATCTTCCGGCGACAAGAGATACACAAATGCGGGCAGAGGCAGCAGCTGCACTGACTGAACTTTTCAATGCGGCTCAAAATCAAGGGATTACCTTATACTGCTGTTCGGGATATCGTTCATATGAAACCCAGGCTGACTTATACCAGTGGAATGTGGATACTTATGGGCAAGCCGAGGCAGATCTGGTCAGTGCAAAGCCGGGAACCAGTGAACATCAGTTGGGCTTGGCTATGGATGTGACCAGTGAGTCAGTCGGTTTTGACTTGCTGGAAAGTTTTGGACAAACAGAGGAGGGTCAATTTGTAAAGGCGAACGCTTATAAATATGGTTTTATTATCCGTTATCCCCAGGGAAAGACTGGGATTACCGGTTACTCCTACGAACCCTGGCATTTGCGTTATGTGGGGGTTGATGTGGCAACCGATATTTATAACAGTGGCCTGACCATGGAAGAATACTACGGACTGGTATAA
- the nusG gene encoding transcription termination/antitermination protein NusG yields the protein MEYNQQDQAQWYVAHTYSGYENKVKASIEATVENRNMEDQILEVQVPVQEVVEKKDGKSVIKEKKLFPGYVMIKMFMTDDSWYVVRNTRGVTGFVGPASKPVPLSQHELKSMGIRQKRVEIQIEVGEEVKVTEGPFEGFTGIIEEIHEEKSLVKVNVSMFGRETSAEFGFEQIEKLNT from the coding sequence ATGGAATACAATCAACAGGATCAGGCGCAATGGTATGTTGCCCATACTTATTCCGGTTATGAGAATAAGGTGAAGGCAAGTATTGAAGCGACTGTCGAAAATCGAAATATGGAAGATCAAATTCTTGAAGTTCAGGTTCCTGTTCAGGAAGTGGTCGAAAAAAAAGACGGGAAAAGTGTTATTAAGGAAAAGAAGCTATTCCCGGGTTATGTCATGATCAAAATGTTCATGACGGATGATTCCTGGTACGTGGTACGTAATACCAGAGGTGTGACGGGGTTTGTTGGTCCTGCCTCAAAACCGGTTCCTTTATCCCAGCATGAGTTAAAAAGTATGGGAATTCGTCAAAAACGAGTCGAAATTCAGATTGAAGTTGGCGAGGAAGTTAAGGTAACCGAAGGGCCTTTTGAAGGGTTCACCGGTATTATTGAAGAAATTCACGAGGAAAAATCACTTGTTAAGGTCAATGTATCCATGTTCGGACGTGAAACCAGCGCCGAATTTGGCTTTGAACAAATAGAAAAATTAAACACTTAA
- the rplK gene encoding 50S ribosomal protein L11 yields the protein MAKKVIGLIKLQIPAGKATPAPPVGPALGQHGVNIMGFCKEFNAKTANDAGMIIPVVITVYQDRSFSFITKTPPAAVLLKKAAGIESGSGVPNKTKVAKVTQDQVREIATTKMPDLNAASVESAMRMIAGTARSMGITVEE from the coding sequence ATGGCAAAAAAGGTAATTGGACTAATTAAACTTCAAATTCCTGCCGGAAAAGCGACACCAGCTCCACCAGTTGGACCCGCTTTAGGTCAGCATGGTGTTAACATTATGGGATTCTGTAAAGAATTCAATGCAAAAACTGCAAATGATGCAGGAATGATTATTCCTGTTGTTATTACGGTCTATCAGGATCGATCGTTTTCTTTTATTACAAAAACTCCGCCAGCTGCGGTTTTACTAAAAAAAGCTGCTGGAATTGAATCAGGTTCAGGAGTTCCAAATAAAACAAAAGTAGCGAAAGTTACACAAGATCAGGTCCGAGAAATTGCAACAACAAAAATGCCCGATCTTAATGCTGCATCGGTAGAATCTGCAATGCGAATGATTGCAGGAACAGCCCGCAGTATGGGGATCACTGTCGAAGAATAA
- the rpmG gene encoding 50S ribosomal protein L33: MRVKVTLACTECKQRNYDTMKNKKNNPDRLEMEKYCRFCKKHTTHKETK, from the coding sequence ATGAGAGTCAAAGTTACTTTAGCATGTACAGAATGTAAGCAACGAAATTACGATACAATGAAAAACAAAAAAAACAATCCAGATCGTTTAGAAATGGAAAAGTATTGCAGATTTTGTAAAAAGCATACAACTCACAAAGAAACAAAATAA
- a CDS encoding Hsp20/alpha crystallin family protein codes for MLSLTPYRKNRVATTDDVVNFYDMVDHFFNDVQAPFKGFEEKTFKIDVKENDNEYLVDAELAGYDKDEVRIRFDDGRLIISAEKKAEIDEQKEHYIHRERSFESMQRVIRLSDVLEENIKASFDNGVLKIVAPKSKDVEKRKEIPIE; via the coding sequence ATGTTAAGTTTAACCCCGTACAGAAAAAACAGGGTCGCTACCACTGATGATGTTGTTAACTTTTATGACATGGTTGATCATTTCTTTAACGACGTCCAAGCCCCATTTAAGGGTTTTGAAGAAAAAACCTTTAAAATTGATGTAAAAGAAAACGACAATGAGTATCTGGTAGATGCCGAATTGGCCGGGTACGATAAAGATGAGGTGCGGATACGCTTTGATGATGGTCGATTGATTATTTCAGCTGAAAAGAAGGCTGAAATTGATGAGCAGAAGGAACACTATATTCATCGAGAACGATCATTTGAATCCATGCAGCGGGTCATCAGACTATCAGATGTTCTTGAAGAAAATATCAAAGCCAGCTTTGATAATGGAGTCTTGAAAATTGTAGCACCAAAATCCAAAGATGTGGAAAAACGAAAAGAAATACCGATTGAGTAA
- the rplJ gene encoding 50S ribosomal protein L10, with the protein MAKVEEKQVIVQEIADKFRNSQTAVLVDYRGLNVEEVTELRKKAREAGIDYKVYKNSMMRFAAKETGLEGLLDVMVGPTAVAFCETDPVAPAKLLSEFAKTHKALEIKAGMVDGKVLDVKGVEDLAELPPREVLVAKVLGGLNAPITGFVNVLNGNIRGLVVALNAIAEQKQA; encoded by the coding sequence ATGGCAAAAGTTGAAGAAAAACAGGTCATTGTTCAGGAAATTGCTGACAAATTCAGGAACTCTCAGACTGCAGTTCTGGTAGACTACCGTGGACTGAACGTTGAAGAAGTAACTGAACTACGTAAAAAAGCAAGAGAAGCTGGCATTGATTATAAAGTATATAAAAATTCAATGATGCGATTTGCCGCAAAAGAAACGGGTCTGGAAGGTCTGTTGGATGTAATGGTTGGACCAACAGCTGTCGCATTCTGCGAAACTGATCCGGTTGCTCCGGCAAAATTATTAAGTGAATTTGCTAAAACTCATAAGGCACTTGAAATTAAAGCTGGTATGGTTGATGGTAAAGTTCTTGATGTCAAAGGCGTCGAGGATCTGGCGGAATTACCGCCACGAGAAGTATTGGTTGCAAAAGTATTGGGTGGTTTAAACGCACCAATTACAGGATTTGTCAATGTATTAAATGGCAATATCCGTGGTTTGGTTGTAGCGCTTAATGCAATTGCTGAACAGAAACAAGCATAA
- a CDS encoding DUF3842 family protein, with protein sequence MNIVVLDGMGGGIGSRIVGILKEEMPSYIEVYGLGTNALATAAMLKKGANKGATGENAISVSVKKADFIIGSIAMTIPNSMMGEVTPKMVEAIGNSEGIKIYIPILPENHHIVSLEEKPLLLQIREAVTLIKKELNLGDA encoded by the coding sequence ATGAACATTGTTGTACTTGACGGGATGGGAGGCGGCATCGGTTCCCGGATCGTTGGTATTTTAAAAGAAGAAATGCCGTCTTATATTGAAGTGTATGGGCTGGGTACGAATGCTCTGGCCACGGCGGCAATGCTTAAAAAAGGTGCCAATAAAGGGGCAACCGGTGAAAATGCTATTTCGGTATCAGTAAAAAAAGCAGATTTCATTATTGGTTCAATTGCGATGACAATTCCTAATTCAATGATGGGTGAAGTGACGCCTAAAATGGTAGAAGCGATTGGTAACAGTGAAGGAATTAAGATATACATTCCGATTTTACCGGAAAATCATCATATTGTGTCACTGGAGGAAAAACCACTGTTGCTGCAAATTAGAGAAGCAGTGACCCTGATTAAGAAGGAATTGAATCTGGGTGATGCCTGA
- the rplA gene encoding 50S ribosomal protein L1 produces MKRGKKYQELMKSFDKQEVFDIAEAVAQVKKMATAKFDETIELHVKLGVDSRHADQQVRGAIVLPHGTGKSVKVLVIAKGDKLKEAEEAGADFFGEDDIIDKIQKENWFDFDVMIATPDMMGKVGRLGRVLGPKGLMPNPKSGTVTMDVAKAVTDTKAGKVEYRLDKTNIMHVVIGKASFSDEALIENMNVLLETVKKAKPAASKGQYFRSITLASTMSPGVKVNSGKI; encoded by the coding sequence ATGAAAAGAGGAAAAAAATATCAAGAACTGATGAAGTCATTTGACAAACAGGAAGTCTTTGATATTGCAGAAGCTGTAGCACAGGTAAAAAAAATGGCGACAGCAAAATTCGATGAAACAATCGAATTACATGTAAAACTTGGTGTTGACTCACGTCATGCTGATCAGCAGGTACGTGGAGCTATCGTTTTACCCCATGGTACCGGTAAATCTGTAAAGGTTCTGGTTATTGCTAAAGGGGATAAACTTAAGGAAGCTGAAGAAGCTGGAGCAGATTTCTTTGGTGAAGATGATATAATTGATAAAATCCAGAAAGAAAACTGGTTTGATTTCGATGTAATGATCGCTACTCCTGATATGATGGGAAAAGTTGGCCGCTTGGGTCGTGTTTTAGGGCCAAAAGGTTTAATGCCAAACCCAAAATCAGGTACAGTAACGATGGATGTTGCCAAAGCTGTTACTGATACAAAAGCTGGTAAGGTTGAATACCGTTTGGATAAAACCAACATCATGCACGTTGTAATTGGTAAGGCGTCTTTCTCGGATGAAGCTTTAATTGAGAATATGAACGTGTTACTGGAAACAGTTAAGAAAGCTAAACCTGCTGCTTCAAAAGGACAGTACTTCAGAAGTATCACACTGGCTAGTACCATGAGTCCTGGTGTTAAAGTCAATAGTGGAAAAATATAA
- the proS gene encoding proline--tRNA ligase produces the protein MGKKDKNQVKEITPMDVDFPQWYTDVISKTELCDYSPVKGFMVIRPYGYGIWELMQKHFDKRFKETGHENMYFPLLIPENLLTKEAEHVEGFAPEVAWVTHGGEKELAERLAVRPTSETIICSMYSKWLNSYRQLPFLYNQWCSVVRWEKTTRPFLRTSEFLWQEGHTIHETAEEAQEETMKMLGVYKEVAENILAMPVLVGLKSEKEKFAGADATYTMEALMHDGQALQSGTSHNLGQHFTKAFDITFLDRNNEQAYPFHASWGVSTRLIGGIIMVHGDDNGLVLPPEIAPVQVVIIPVAQHKEGVLDKAWEISKELGKDFRVKVDDQDGYSPGWKFNQWEMKGVPIRLEIGPRDIENNQCVLARRDTGEKVSVSLDGLEKTVKDLLAEIQNNLFEKALKMREEKTSTAENMDQFKTVLKENPGFVKAMWCGDRACEDKVREETGASIRCIPFDEEQENLFEGKCVCCGKPAEKMAYFARAY, from the coding sequence ATGGGAAAGAAAGATAAAAATCAAGTCAAAGAAATCACACCAATGGACGTTGATTTTCCACAGTGGTATACGGATGTCATCTCAAAAACTGAACTCTGTGATTATTCTCCGGTTAAAGGCTTCATGGTCATTCGTCCCTATGGTTATGGCATCTGGGAGCTGATGCAGAAGCATTTTGACAAACGTTTTAAGGAAACGGGACATGAAAATATGTATTTTCCACTCCTGATTCCGGAAAATCTTTTAACAAAAGAAGCAGAACACGTTGAAGGATTTGCTCCTGAAGTGGCATGGGTAACCCATGGCGGAGAAAAGGAACTGGCAGAGCGATTAGCCGTTCGACCGACTTCTGAAACGATTATTTGCAGTATGTATTCTAAATGGTTGAATTCTTACCGCCAACTACCTTTTCTTTACAACCAATGGTGTTCAGTTGTACGTTGGGAAAAGACAACCCGTCCCTTCCTGAGAACTTCGGAATTCCTGTGGCAGGAAGGTCATACAATCCATGAAACCGCTGAAGAAGCTCAAGAAGAAACGATGAAAATGCTGGGAGTCTACAAAGAAGTCGCTGAAAATATTTTGGCCATGCCAGTGTTGGTTGGACTGAAGAGTGAAAAAGAAAAATTTGCTGGGGCTGATGCCACTTACACGATGGAAGCGCTGATGCATGATGGTCAGGCCCTGCAGTCGGGGACATCCCACAATCTTGGGCAACATTTTACAAAAGCTTTTGATATTACATTTCTGGATCGCAATAATGAGCAGGCTTATCCTTTTCATGCTTCCTGGGGGGTATCCACCCGCTTAATTGGTGGTATTATTATGGTCCATGGAGATGACAATGGTCTTGTTCTACCGCCTGAAATCGCTCCAGTGCAGGTTGTTATCATTCCGGTTGCTCAGCATAAAGAAGGCGTTCTTGATAAAGCCTGGGAAATCAGCAAAGAACTGGGAAAAGATTTCCGGGTTAAAGTAGATGACCAGGATGGTTATTCACCTGGTTGGAAATTTAATCAGTGGGAAATGAAAGGTGTACCGATCCGACTGGAAATCGGCCCTAGAGATATCGAAAACAATCAGTGTGTTTTAGCACGACGGGACACTGGCGAAAAGGTTTCAGTAAGTCTGGATGGTCTCGAGAAAACGGTAAAAGACCTGCTGGCAGAGATTCAAAACAATCTGTTCGAAAAGGCGTTAAAAATGCGTGAAGAAAAGACGTCTACAGCAGAAAATATGGACCAGTTTAAAACAGTACTCAAAGAGAACCCTGGTTTTGTCAAAGCGATGTGGTGTGGCGACCGGGCTTGTGAGGATAAGGTTCGAGAAGAAACGGGCGCATCCATTAGGTGTATCCCATTTGATGAAGAACAGGAAAATCTATTTGAGGGGAAATGCGTTTGCTGCGGGAAGCCAGCAGAAAAAATGGCATATTTTGCCCGCGCATATTAA
- a CDS encoding N-acetyltransferase family protein — translation MKIRRVEQKDYQRVLDILNKAIKDRIFTALLTTTTMEERKDWFIKHSLPKHPMFVAEIDDHVVGWITLGNFRDGREGFLCTSELSYYIDENYRGQGIGSVLMDTAIEAAREIGYKNLLAVVFDTNIGSQKLAIKKGFKQWGHLPDVIEIDGKTHGCDYWGLKL, via the coding sequence TTGAAAATAAGACGTGTTGAACAGAAAGATTATCAGCGGGTGCTGGATATTCTGAATAAAGCAATTAAAGACCGGATTTTTACAGCACTTTTGACGACGACAACGATGGAAGAAAGAAAAGACTGGTTTATTAAGCACAGCCTACCTAAACATCCGATGTTTGTCGCTGAAATTGATGATCATGTAGTGGGATGGATTACTCTGGGGAACTTTCGTGATGGAAGAGAGGGTTTTTTGTGTACCTCTGAATTAAGCTATTACATCGATGAAAATTATAGAGGGCAGGGAATTGGCTCAGTGCTGATGGATACAGCTATTGAGGCAGCTCGTGAGATTGGCTATAAAAATCTTTTGGCAGTGGTTTTTGATACGAATATTGGCAGCCAGAAATTGGCAATTAAAAAAGGATTTAAGCAATGGGGTCATCTTCCTGATGTGATTGAAATTGACGGCAAAACTCATGGTTGCGATTATTGGGGATTAAAACTATAA
- a CDS encoding CooT family nickel-binding protein: MCESSAYLLTPEGETKIMDYVVDIIPNDDGSLTLSDLLGGTKIVQGKLKEVKLLNHKIIIEEKAV; encoded by the coding sequence ATGTGTGAATCATCAGCATATTTACTGACTCCTGAAGGAGAAACTAAAATTATGGATTACGTCGTTGATATTATTCCTAACGACGATGGCAGTTTGACACTTTCAGATCTTTTGGGCGGAACTAAAATCGTACAGGGGAAATTAAAGGAAGTTAAACTGTTAAACCATAAAATTATTATTGAGGAAAAAGCGGTTTAA
- the secE gene encoding preprotein translocase subunit SecE has protein sequence MATKKKKNNASKPQNEQNTPVQAAKDTDKGSNLVKEEKKSAAKSEKKSSKKSVDKNKKPNIFQQLVAFLKGVYSELKKVTWLNRQELAQKTGLVAGIVAIFTLLVWIVDTGLGALAALFLNV, from the coding sequence ATGGCAACTAAAAAGAAAAAGAATAATGCCAGTAAACCCCAAAATGAACAAAACACACCTGTTCAGGCTGCGAAAGATACCGATAAAGGGTCAAATCTGGTAAAAGAAGAGAAGAAGTCTGCTGCAAAAAGCGAGAAGAAATCTTCTAAAAAATCAGTTGATAAAAATAAAAAACCCAACATATTTCAGCAATTGGTTGCATTTTTAAAAGGTGTTTATTCCGAACTGAAAAAGGTCACCTGGTTAAACAGACAGGAACTTGCTCAGAAAACTGGACTAGTTGCAGGAATTGTTGCAATTTTCACATTACTGGTATGGATTGTTGATACCGGATTAGGAGCACTTGCCGCGTTGTTTTTGAATGTTTAG
- the acsB gene encoding acetyl-CoA decarbonylase/synthase complex subunit alpha/beta gives MSLTDLIYAGSNAVAGLTEGAVKDAIEKYGADKAVIYPDTAYCLPIIYAATGVKIKTLGDLPAAVDILKSLITNKDDLGEALNAGLATAVGAEIIEAIRYLDGDPYADDAGIGFVPDPIIRSLGVPLVTGDIPGIAVLLGKSDDAASLAAIVKSYQEKGLLTFMVGDIIEQAVEGGVKMGLDYRVIPLGHDVTSVIHVVSVAIRAALIFGAVEPGKLPDFLTYTKDRVPAFVNTFGAIDEVVVSVGAGAIALGFPVIADVEVPEVPGALMTQADHEKTVETSLEAREIKIKVTKIDVPVSVASAFEGERVRKDTMFAEFGGNRTECWELVKMIDLADVEDHKITVVGPDIDDAQFADLDVVRLPLGVVVEVAGKAMQKDFETVLERRIHYFMNYIEGAMHVGQRNIAWIRLTKEAFEKGFRLKHIGEVLYAKMRDEFDKVVDKCQITIYTNPEDVKRLGEEMVKPIYAERDERMDALTDESVDEFYTCLLCQSFAPSHVCIVTPERLGLCGAVSWLDAKATKELDPTGPNQPVVKGQAIDEKLGRWASVDEAVSRDSQGAVEQVTLYSILEDPMTSCGCFECICGIMPEANGVIIVNREFGEASPVGMTFGELASMTGGGVQTPGFMGHGRFLIGSKKFMAAEGGLSRIVWMPKELKDDVAERLNKAVQEMTGIENFADMVCDETIASDSEGVLEFLESKGHPALGMDPIM, from the coding sequence ATGAGTTTAACTGATTTGATTTATGCGGGTTCTAACGCTGTTGCGGGGTTGACAGAAGGGGCTGTAAAGGATGCCATTGAAAAGTATGGCGCCGACAAGGCGGTTATCTATCCCGATACAGCCTATTGTTTGCCGATTATATACGCGGCAACAGGTGTAAAAATTAAAACTCTTGGCGACCTACCAGCTGCAGTAGATATTTTAAAAAGTCTGATTACCAATAAGGACGATCTGGGTGAAGCTTTAAACGCTGGTTTGGCAACTGCAGTAGGGGCAGAGATCATCGAAGCAATCCGATATCTTGATGGAGATCCCTATGCCGATGATGCAGGGATTGGTTTTGTTCCTGATCCGATTATCAGATCCCTTGGTGTACCTCTGGTAACCGGTGATATCCCAGGGATTGCCGTGCTGTTAGGTAAGTCAGATGATGCGGCTTCACTGGCAGCAATTGTTAAATCCTATCAGGAAAAGGGTCTTTTAACCTTTATGGTTGGCGATATTATTGAACAGGCCGTTGAAGGTGGTGTCAAGATGGGTCTTGACTATCGAGTAATTCCGCTGGGACATGATGTGACTTCTGTCATTCATGTTGTGTCAGTGGCGATTCGTGCAGCCCTTATCTTTGGCGCTGTTGAACCTGGTAAATTGCCAGACTTCCTGACTTATACCAAAGATCGAGTTCCGGCTTTTGTCAATACCTTCGGAGCAATTGACGAAGTGGTGGTATCAGTAGGTGCAGGTGCCATTGCTCTTGGTTTCCCGGTCATTGCCGATGTAGAGGTACCAGAAGTTCCCGGCGCTTTAATGACACAGGCTGACCACGAGAAAACTGTAGAAACTTCCCTGGAAGCCAGAGAAATTAAAATAAAAGTAACTAAAATCGACGTTCCTGTTTCTGTGGCATCTGCCTTTGAAGGCGAACGTGTCCGAAAAGATACCATGTTCGCCGAATTTGGTGGAAATCGAACTGAATGCTGGGAGCTGGTCAAAATGATTGACCTGGCAGATGTGGAAGACCATAAAATTACAGTTGTGGGACCTGACATTGATGATGCCCAGTTTGCAGACCTTGATGTTGTTCGGTTGCCGTTGGGAGTCGTTGTTGAAGTAGCTGGAAAAGCAATGCAAAAAGATTTTGAAACCGTTCTGGAAAGACGTATTCATTACTTTATGAACTATATTGAAGGGGCAATGCACGTTGGACAGAGAAATATTGCATGGATTCGTCTGACAAAAGAGGCTTTTGAAAAAGGTTTCCGCTTAAAACATATCGGGGAAGTCCTATACGCCAAAATGCGGGATGAATTTGATAAAGTAGTGGATAAATGTCAGATAACCATTTATACGAATCCTGAGGACGTCAAACGCTTAGGCGAAGAAATGGTTAAGCCAATCTATGCTGAACGAGACGAACGTATGGATGCCTTGACCGATGAGAGTGTTGATGAATTCTATACTTGTCTTTTATGTCAGTCATTTGCACCAAGCCACGTTTGTATTGTAACCCCGGAACGTTTGGGCCTTTGTGGCGCAGTTTCCTGGTTGGACGCAAAAGCGACAAAAGAACTTGATCCAACCGGTCCTAACCAACCAGTTGTGAAAGGCCAAGCAATTGATGAAAAATTGGGTCGATGGGCTTCAGTTGATGAAGCAGTGTCACGAGACTCTCAGGGAGCTGTTGAACAGGTAACACTGTACTCCATTCTTGAAGATCCAATGACATCCTGTGGTTGTTTTGAATGTATCTGTGGAATTATGCCGGAAGCAAACGGTGTTATTATCGTTAACCGTGAATTTGGCGAAGCTTCACCGGTAGGTATGACATTTGGCGAACTGGCTTCAATGACCGGTGGTGGCGTTCAGACACCGGGCTTTATGGGACATGGCAGGTTTTTGATCGGTTCCAAAAAATTCATGGCAGCTGAAGGCGGTTTGTCACGAATTGTCTGGATGCCAAAAGAACTGAAAGATGACGTTGCAGAACGTTTAAATAAAGCGGTTCAGGAGATGACCGGAATCGAAAATTTTGCTGACATGGTTTGTGATGAAACTATTGCCTCTGATTCAGAAGGTGTTCTTGAATTCCTGGAATCAAAAGGACATCCGGCGCTGGGCATGGATCCAATTATGTAA